The following proteins are co-located in the Paludibaculum fermentans genome:
- a CDS encoding putative bifunctional diguanylate cyclase/phosphodiesterase, whose product MPANAATQQVQEPSPVDRDTLTGLMRGGALEAVLERTIHGKPEGAIGVCVLGIDRFRHINDLLGYDAGDRILREVADRLSRWLPRNGSLARLGGDDFAIVVPGLEEREAMLSGAAILNILEPPIPLDQREIFASASLGLSIYPEDGGSAPQLLRRASLAVARAKARGGGVLERATNPNGLRPEERYQMEGALRRALENNELTLRYQPQVDRDGKLRGLEALLVWNHPELGRVQTETFIRLAEEIGVIAPIGAWVLEAACRQMMAWRQAGLAVPRVAVNVSPLQFSCPHFVEMVRRVLRETGLNGDALELEITEGTILRDIEESAARMRELRSSGVRIAIDDFGVGYSPLTYLHRLPLDVVKVDRTFVSEITKPSGSLPVVHTITVLAHHRGLEVVAEGVETEGELELVRAARCDMVQGYLIGNPVPSAGIAELMMQPERLTTHFHAPWPGGY is encoded by the coding sequence ATGCCCGCTAACGCAGCAACACAGCAGGTGCAGGAGCCGAGCCCTGTGGATCGTGACACATTGACAGGGTTGATGCGGGGCGGAGCCCTGGAAGCTGTCCTGGAACGGACGATCCATGGGAAACCCGAAGGCGCAATCGGCGTCTGCGTCCTGGGCATCGACCGATTCCGGCATATCAATGACCTGCTGGGCTATGATGCCGGCGACCGAATCCTGCGGGAAGTGGCGGATCGGCTCTCCCGATGGCTGCCGCGAAACGGGTCTCTCGCGCGACTGGGCGGCGATGACTTCGCCATTGTCGTGCCGGGCCTCGAAGAGCGGGAGGCCATGCTGAGCGGGGCAGCCATCCTGAACATCCTTGAACCTCCAATCCCACTGGACCAGCGGGAGATCTTCGCCTCAGCCAGCCTGGGGCTGAGCATATATCCCGAAGACGGTGGCTCCGCGCCTCAATTGCTGCGCAGGGCCTCGCTGGCGGTGGCCCGGGCGAAGGCACGCGGAGGAGGCGTGCTGGAACGGGCCACCAATCCGAACGGGCTGCGTCCGGAGGAGCGCTACCAGATGGAGGGTGCGCTGCGCCGGGCCTTGGAAAACAATGAACTTACCCTGCGCTACCAGCCGCAAGTGGATCGCGATGGGAAACTGCGCGGCCTGGAGGCCCTTCTGGTTTGGAATCATCCGGAGTTGGGCAGGGTGCAGACGGAGACTTTCATCCGGCTGGCCGAGGAGATCGGGGTGATCGCGCCGATTGGTGCGTGGGTGCTGGAGGCCGCGTGCCGTCAGATGATGGCGTGGCGCCAAGCAGGACTGGCCGTACCGCGGGTCGCCGTTAACGTTTCACCGCTGCAGTTCTCCTGTCCTCACTTTGTAGAGATGGTGCGGCGCGTGCTGAGGGAAACCGGACTCAATGGCGATGCGCTGGAACTCGAGATCACGGAAGGGACCATCCTGAGGGATATTGAGGAATCGGCCGCAAGAATGCGTGAATTGCGCTCCTCGGGCGTGCGCATCGCGATCGATGACTTCGGTGTAGGGTATTCACCGCTCACCTATCTGCACCGGTTGCCGCTGGATGTAGTCAAAGTCGACCGGACGTTTGTGAGTGAGATCACCAAACCTTCGGGCAGCCTGCCGGTCGTGCATACCATCACCGTACTCGCTCATCACCGGGGTCTCGAAGTTGTGGCCGAGGGGGTAGAGACGGAAGGGGAGTTGGAACTCGTGCGCGCCGCGCGCTGCGACATGGTTCAGGGGTACCTCATCGGCAACCCGGTGCCCTCCGCGGGCATTGCCGAACTGATGATGCAGCCAGAGCGCCTGACGACGCACTTTCATGCCCCGTGGCCTGGCGGCTACTGA
- a CDS encoding amidase: MASIPPEVFFATAVELNQRLVRKDFTAVELARAFHDRMETGGRRTLALILKDAAHQQARDVDRELKRGRTRGPLQGVPFCVEDSLSVVGHPTTWGTSIFAGQVFDTNAAIVDRLGKAGAVLAAKAIARELGGAGSLMPGHSCPAAEAVANGFTPYALGVEAGGSLLVPASSQRLTVLKPTYGLVSRFGALPVAWTVDRVGIIARSAEDCGHVLHAVAGGDDRDSGSSGKSFHFALQYEKPVSEMRIGFAPQDFATPPAAPLRAVLDLLKQAGATLVEVRLPDFPFGAAHRTILAAESTAAFADLVASGSVDRLSDRSQAEGLRAGLELPAVQYLTATRVRRQIQSAMLELLAPLDLLIAPLQSALRGEISGDEGASTPGRPPGFSSHIEAADLAGLPVLALPGPRGDNAVQSICLIAKANCENTLLQAAHHAQSQADWHRQRPPA; the protein is encoded by the coding sequence ATGGCTTCGATTCCGCCCGAGGTTTTCTTCGCTACCGCCGTCGAACTGAACCAGCGGCTCGTCAGGAAGGATTTCACGGCCGTCGAGTTGGCGCGCGCCTTCCATGACCGGATGGAGACAGGGGGCCGGCGCACCCTGGCGCTGATACTCAAGGACGCGGCGCACCAACAGGCTCGTGACGTGGACCGGGAGTTGAAAAGAGGCCGGACCCGCGGCCCGTTGCAGGGCGTGCCGTTCTGTGTGGAGGATTCCCTTAGTGTTGTTGGGCATCCGACCACCTGGGGCACATCGATTTTCGCAGGCCAGGTATTCGACACAAATGCAGCCATCGTAGACCGGCTGGGTAAGGCAGGCGCGGTCCTGGCCGCCAAGGCCATCGCGCGCGAGTTGGGCGGAGCGGGCAGCCTGATGCCCGGACACAGCTGCCCCGCCGCCGAGGCAGTGGCGAACGGGTTTACGCCGTATGCATTGGGTGTCGAAGCGGGCGGTTCGCTGCTGGTGCCGGCCAGTTCGCAACGGCTCACGGTCCTGAAACCGACGTACGGGCTGGTGAGCCGGTTTGGCGCCTTGCCGGTCGCGTGGACGGTGGACCGGGTTGGCATCATTGCCCGTTCGGCCGAGGATTGCGGCCATGTGCTGCACGCCGTGGCTGGCGGAGACGACAGGGATTCGGGGTCCAGCGGGAAGAGTTTTCACTTTGCGCTGCAGTATGAGAAGCCGGTCTCCGAGATGAGGATCGGCTTCGCGCCCCAGGATTTCGCCACGCCTCCGGCTGCGCCGCTGCGCGCGGTCCTCGACCTGCTCAAACAGGCGGGCGCAACGCTGGTTGAAGTGCGCCTGCCCGACTTCCCGTTCGGAGCAGCCCATCGCACGATCCTGGCCGCGGAGAGTACGGCCGCCTTTGCGGATCTGGTCGCCTCGGGCAGCGTCGACCGCCTTTCGGATCGATCCCAGGCGGAGGGCCTCAGGGCCGGCCTTGAGCTCCCGGCGGTGCAGTACCTGACAGCTACCCGGGTCAGGCGGCAGATTCAATCGGCCATGCTGGAATTGCTCGCCCCCCTGGATCTTCTGATTGCGCCATTGCAATCGGCGCTTCGAGGCGAAATTTCGGGAGATGAGGGTGCTAGTACGCCTGGGAGGCCCCCTGGTTTCTCGAGCCATATCGAGGCCGCGGATCTGGCGGGACTACCTGTACTTGCCCTCCCTGGACCGCGCGGAGACAATGCAGTCCAGTCTATCTGCTTGATTGCAAAGGCAAACTGCGAAAACACGCTGCTGCAGGCGGCACATCATGCGCAGTCCCAGGCGGACTGGCACAGGCAAAGACCACCCGCCTAG
- the aroE gene encoding shikimate dehydrogenase, which yields MPSPSSLPRICIALGLADPEKLLEHARKEADAGERFLEFRLDYLPRPMDGMAVIRQFMSLYPDAFLLATCRRHQNHGRFNGSIEEEFRILAAAVDAGARAVDVEIESAETPMAHMSLLEGRAQVIVSYHNFEGTPAMDPVMRRMLKVPAAAYKIVTTARKPSDNLRVLSLAKAYPKVPVILLAMSETGFPTRVLSPFMGGVYTYAAPSAVEGTAAGQVSARTLRNLYRVDKTLKAPKLFGVIADPVRHSISPAVHNRALQARRIAGLYIPFLVSPLQLKDFFVLADKLPLTGFSVTIPHKQRVIRYLDAVDPLSKRIGAINTVFKKAGKWRGTNTDAEGIRVPLEKRIRVAKSSVLVVGNGGTARSAAFTLSDAGAKLAITGRNPDRVRALAKICDAEPLLPEQAKQRHFDALIHATPLGMWPHTESCFFEDTIPADLVFDLVYTPHETELLRRAASQGKAVIHGLEMFLEQAARQFTLFTGETAPKAVMERAATEALAEQQAISNHQNHKAAH from the coding sequence ATGCCTTCTCCTTCCTCTCTTCCGCGCATCTGCATTGCCCTGGGTCTGGCGGACCCCGAAAAGCTGCTCGAACATGCGCGCAAGGAAGCCGATGCCGGCGAGCGCTTCCTTGAGTTCAGGCTCGATTACCTACCCCGCCCCATGGACGGCATGGCCGTGATCCGGCAGTTCATGAGCCTCTATCCCGATGCCTTCCTGCTGGCGACCTGCCGCAGGCACCAGAACCATGGGCGGTTCAATGGCAGCATCGAGGAGGAGTTCCGGATTCTGGCCGCGGCGGTGGATGCCGGCGCCCGCGCAGTGGATGTCGAAATTGAGAGCGCTGAGACGCCGATGGCGCACATGAGCCTGCTGGAAGGCCGTGCCCAGGTGATTGTCAGCTACCACAACTTCGAAGGCACTCCGGCGATGGATCCCGTCATGCGGCGCATGCTGAAGGTGCCTGCCGCGGCGTACAAGATCGTCACGACAGCCAGGAAACCGTCCGACAACCTTCGCGTGTTGTCTTTGGCCAAAGCCTACCCCAAGGTGCCGGTGATTCTGCTCGCAATGAGCGAGACCGGCTTTCCGACGCGCGTCCTATCTCCTTTCATGGGTGGGGTATACACGTACGCGGCTCCGTCGGCGGTGGAAGGTACGGCGGCCGGACAGGTCTCCGCACGGACACTGCGCAACCTGTACCGGGTGGACAAAACGCTCAAGGCGCCCAAGCTGTTTGGAGTGATCGCGGATCCGGTGCGGCACAGTATCTCGCCCGCAGTCCACAACCGGGCACTGCAGGCGCGGAGGATTGCCGGACTCTACATCCCGTTCCTGGTCTCACCACTACAATTGAAAGACTTCTTCGTCCTGGCGGACAAGCTGCCACTGACCGGTTTTAGCGTCACCATCCCGCACAAGCAGCGGGTGATTCGCTATCTCGACGCCGTGGATCCCCTTTCGAAGCGTATCGGGGCGATCAACACGGTATTCAAGAAGGCCGGCAAGTGGCGCGGTACGAATACGGACGCCGAGGGAATCCGGGTCCCGCTGGAGAAGCGGATCCGGGTGGCCAAGTCGTCGGTGCTGGTGGTGGGCAACGGGGGAACCGCCCGGTCAGCCGCCTTTACGCTGTCAGATGCCGGAGCGAAGCTGGCCATTACCGGCCGGAATCCGGACCGGGTGAGGGCACTGGCCAAGATCTGCGATGCCGAACCGCTGCTGCCGGAACAGGCCAAGCAACGGCACTTTGACGCCCTGATTCACGCTACGCCGCTGGGTATGTGGCCGCACACGGAGTCCTGTTTCTTCGAGGATACGATCCCGGCCGACCTGGTTTTCGATCTGGTCTATACGCCTCATGAGACGGAACTGCTGCGGCGCGCCGCCAGCCAGGGCAAAGCCGTGATTCACGGACTGGAGATGTTCCTGGAGCAGGCTGCCCGGCAGTTCACGTTGTTCACGGGCGAAACCGCCCCCAAGGCTGTCATGGAACGCGCCGCTACCGAGGCACTAGCGGAGCAGCAGGCGATCAGCAACCATCAGAACCACAAGGCGGCGCACTGA